In Pseudorca crassidens isolate mPseCra1 chromosome 13, mPseCra1.hap1, whole genome shotgun sequence, the following proteins share a genomic window:
- the PM20D2 gene encoding xaa-Arg dipeptidase: MRPGEERPVEGGACAAVFEVELLKLRAAECIDEAAERLGALSRAIWSEPELAYEEHHAHDVLTRFFQSERPAASWVVQPHYQLVTAFRAEWGPPRGWAAPSPLHLGFLCEYDALPGIGHACGHNLIAEVGAAAALGVKGALESLPGPPLPVKVIVLGTPAEEDGGGKIDLIEAGAFKNLDVVFMAHPSQENAAYLPDVAEHDVTVKYYGKASHAAAYPWEGLNALDAAVLAYSNLSVLRQQMKPTWRVHGIIKNGGVKPNIIPSYSELIYYFRAPSMKELPVLTKKAEDCFRAAALATGCTVEIEGGAHDYYNVLPNKSLWKAYIENGKKLGIDFISEDAMLNGPSGSTDFGNVTFVVPGIHPYFYIGSNALNHTEQYTEAAGSQEAQFYTLRTAKALAMTALDVIFKPELLERIREDFKLKLQEEEFLNTVE; the protein is encoded by the exons ATGAGACCCGGAGAGGAGAGGCCGGTGGAGGGGGGCGCCTGCGCCGCCGTCTTCGAGGTGGAGCTGCTGAAGCTGCGCGCGGCGGAGTGCATCGACGAGGCGGCCGAGCGCCTGGGGGCCCTGAGCCGCGCGATCTGGAGCGAGCCCGAGCTGGCCTACGAGGAGCACCATGCCCACGACGTGCTGACGCGCTTCTTCCAGAGCGAGCGCCCGGCCGCGTCGTGGGTGGTGCAGCCGCACTACCAGCTGGTCACGGCCTTCCGTGCCGAGTGGGGGCCGCCGCGGGGCTGGGCGGCGCCGAGCCCGCTGCACCTGGGCTTCCTCTGCGAGTACGACGCGCTGCCAGGCATCGGGCACGCCTGCGGCCACAACCTGATCGCAGAGGTCGGGGCGGCGGCCGCGCTGGGCGTCAAGGGGGCCCTGGAGAGCCTCCCTGGGCCGCCTCTGCCAGTGAAG GTAATTGTTCTGGGAACCCCTGCAGAAGAAGATGGTGGTGGCAAAATTGATTTAATCGAAGCAGgggcttttaaaaatcttgatgtTGTTTTTATGGCCCATCCATCTCAAGAGAATGCTGCTTATCTACCTGATGTGGCTGAACATGA TGTGACTGTGAAGTACTATGGAAAAGCATCTCATGCTGCTGCTTATCCCTGGGAAGGACTAAATGCATTAGATGCTGCTGTCCTTGCCTACAGCAATCTGTCTGTGTTAAGACAACAAATGAAACCTACCTGGAGAGTTCATG gTATAATAAAAAATGGTGGTGTAAAACCCAATATCATTCCCTCTTATTCTGAACTAATCTATTACTTCCGTGCACCCTCAATGAAAGAACTTCCAGTTTTGACCAAAAAGGCAGAAGATTGCTTCAGAGCTGCAGCTTTGGCTACTGGGTGCACA gtAGAAATTGAAGGTGGAGCACATGATTATTACAATGTTCTTCCCAATAAGAGCCTGTGGAAAGCTTatattgaaaatggaaaaaagctGGGAATAGACTTCATTTCAGAAGATGCAATGTTGAATGGCCCTTCAG GATCTACTGATTTTGGAAATGTTACTTTTGTGGTTCCTGGGATTCATCCATATTTTTACATTGGCTCTAATGCCTTGAATCATACAGAACAATATACTGAAGCTGCAG GATCACAAGAAGCTCAGTTCTACACTTTGAGAACGGCCAAAGCTCTGGCAATGACTGCATTGGATGTTATTTTTAAACCAGAGCTGCTAGAAAGAATCAGAGAGGATTTTAAATTGAAACTTCAAGAAGAAGAGTTTTTAAATACAGTAGAATAA